In Thermomonas paludicola, the following are encoded in one genomic region:
- a CDS encoding M4 family metallopeptidase yields MKVQASLLSLAIASTLALAAAPAQAAAPSKSAAIARADALLGNHASLVRRAAADAFVARDVIVDANGTEHVRFDRTYNGLPMIGGDVVVHSRNGKLAGTSETLTTAARPGLRPQLRRDQAIVAAGAHFGSKFIGAPSSRMVIYALGTAPVLAHEVTFNGIKADQTPTEMHYFVDATNGRILNQWDSVQTAKPGPGGSGSCVGATSVAGTGKTMAVGDVVLNTTKCGSSYQMVDMTRGGGATHNMSMKTSGMGAVYSGSTNVWGNNLISNSQTVAADAHYGIAMTWDYYKTQHGRNGIANDGVGAISRVHYGRNYQNAFWSDSCFCMTFGDGDNGASILPLVAMDVAGHEMSHGVTSRTAKLVYSGESGGLNEANSDIFGTMVEYYANNPNNAPNYVMGEKLFPNNADMSKAIRWMFKPSLDGRSPDCYTGSIGSLDVHYSSGVANHFYYLLAEGAVVPAGFGAGTWANLTPASLVCNGNTALTGIGRTAAGAIWYRALTVYMTSSTNYAAARTATLSAATDLYGAGSAQYNAVNAAWAAVSVVPAI; encoded by the coding sequence ATGAAAGTACAAGCTAGCCTGTTGTCTCTTGCTATTGCGTCCACGCTGGCCCTCGCTGCGGCCCCGGCCCAAGCGGCGGCGCCGTCGAAGTCTGCGGCGATTGCCCGCGCCGATGCCCTGCTCGGCAACCACGCGTCGCTGGTGCGTCGCGCCGCCGCCGATGCGTTCGTCGCCCGCGACGTGATCGTCGATGCCAATGGCACCGAGCACGTGCGCTTCGACCGTACCTACAACGGCCTGCCGATGATCGGCGGCGACGTTGTCGTGCATTCGCGCAATGGCAAGCTGGCGGGGACCAGCGAAACCCTGACCACCGCCGCACGCCCGGGCCTGCGCCCGCAGCTGCGCCGTGACCAGGCCATCGTGGCGGCCGGCGCCCATTTCGGCAGCAAGTTCATCGGTGCGCCCAGCTCGCGCATGGTGATCTACGCGCTGGGCACCGCCCCGGTGCTGGCGCATGAAGTCACCTTCAACGGCATCAAGGCCGACCAGACCCCCACCGAAATGCATTACTTCGTGGACGCGACCAATGGTCGCATCCTGAACCAGTGGGACAGCGTGCAGACCGCCAAGCCCGGTCCGGGCGGCAGCGGCAGCTGCGTCGGCGCCACCTCGGTTGCGGGTACCGGCAAGACCATGGCCGTGGGTGACGTGGTGCTGAACACCACCAAGTGCGGCAGCAGCTACCAGATGGTGGACATGACTCGCGGCGGCGGTGCCACCCACAACATGTCGATGAAGACCTCCGGCATGGGTGCGGTGTACAGCGGCAGCACCAACGTCTGGGGCAACAACCTGATCAGCAATTCGCAGACCGTGGCCGCCGATGCCCATTACGGCATCGCCATGACCTGGGATTACTACAAGACCCAGCATGGTCGCAACGGCATCGCCAACGATGGCGTGGGCGCCATCAGCCGCGTGCATTACGGCCGCAACTACCAGAATGCGTTCTGGAGCGATTCGTGCTTCTGCATGACCTTCGGCGATGGCGACAACGGTGCCAGCATCCTGCCGCTGGTGGCGATGGACGTGGCCGGTCACGAAATGTCGCATGGCGTGACCAGCCGCACGGCCAAGCTGGTGTACAGCGGTGAATCCGGTGGCCTGAACGAAGCCAACTCGGACATCTTCGGCACGATGGTCGAGTACTACGCCAACAACCCGAACAATGCGCCCAACTACGTGATGGGCGAGAAGCTGTTCCCGAACAACGCCGACATGAGCAAGGCGATCCGCTGGATGTTCAAGCCCAGCCTGGACGGCCGCTCGCCGGATTGCTACACCGGCAGCATCGGAAGTCTCGACGTGCACTACAGCTCGGGCGTGGCCAACCACTTCTACTACCTGCTGGCGGAAGGCGCGGTGGTGCCGGCCGGGTTTGGTGCCGGTACCTGGGCCAACCTGACCCCGGCGTCGCTGGTGTGCAACGGCAATACCGCCCTGACCGGGATCGGCCGCACCGCCGCTGGCGCGATCTGGTACCGCGCGCTGACGGTGTACATGACCTCCAGCACCAACTACGCGGCCGCGCGCACCGCAACCCTCAGCGCCGCCACGGACCTGTACGGTGCGGGTTCCGCGCAGTACAACGCGGTGAATGCAGCATGGGCTGCCGTGAGCGTTGTTCCGGCGATCTGA